In the genome of Thalassophryne amazonica chromosome 6, fThaAma1.1, whole genome shotgun sequence, the window ttgggacatggaatgtcacctcctaggggggaggagcctgagcttgtgcgggagattGAGatataccgactagagatagtcgggctcacctccacgcacagctgggctctggtacccaactcctggagaggggctgggcgcttcatttttctggcgtcacccacgggataggcggagagctggggtcacattacttattgctccccagctcagtcgccagtgTTGGAGGTTCACTCcgtgaacgagagggttgcgtccctacgccttcgggtcggggacaggtctctcaccgttgttcttgacctacgggccgagcagcagtgcagagtacctgaccttcctggagtccctgggaggggtactagatagcgctccgactggggactccattgttctgctggggatttcaacgcccacgtgggcggcgaccaggatgagacctggaggggggtgatcgggaggacagcacggcctccccgatctgaacccgagtggtgttcagttgttggacttctgtgctagtcacagtttgcccATCACGAACatccatgttcgagcacaagggtgtccataagtgcacgaggcaccaggacaccctgagccggaggtttgATGATCGacttttgtagtcatatcatctgaccttcggccaagtgtcttggacactcgagtgaagagagggtgcAGAGCTGTCggatgatcaccacctggtggtgagtggatccgctgggagggtaggaagccggtcagacctggcaggcccaaacgtattgtgagggtctgctggaacgactggcggaaccctctgtcagcgaggttctTCAACTCCACACCTCTAGGAGAGCTTctaccagatcccgggggaggttggagacatggagtccgagtggaccatgttctccaccgtccattgtcgatgtggggctgctcgtagctgtggtcgcaaggtctctggtgcctgtcgcggcggcaatccccgaacccggtggtggacaccggacgtaagggatgccgtcaagctgaagaaggagtcctacttatctttgttggtagttgagaccccagaggcagctgacaggtaccggcaggccaagcatgccgcagcccgtgcggtcgcagaggcaaaactcgggtctgggaggagttcggggaggctatggaggaggactattgatcGGTTCCTCGAAGAGATTTCTGgcaaaaccgtccgacgcctcaggaggcggaagcagctctccaccagcactgtttacagtgcaggtggggagctgttgaccctgagtggggatgttgtcggggtggggaaggagtacttcgaggatctcctcaatccatcgtcacgtcttccgaagaggaagcagagactggtggACTCACAGGTCGGActcccattacccaggccgaagtcaccgaggtggttagaaagctcctccgtggcaaggctcctggggtggatgaagtccgtcctgagtaccttaagtctctggagtgTTGCCTGGTCTGgagcttggctgacacgcctctgcaacatcgcgtggccgAGTCGGGCACAGTGCCTCTGGTATTGGCAGGACCGGGGTTGTGGTCCCTCTGTTAagaaggggaccggagggtgtgttccaactataggggatcacactcctcagcctccccagtaaggtctattccagagtactggagagagaattcgaccgatggtcgaacctcagattcaggaggagcagtgtggttttcgtcctgctcgcgggcacactggaccagctctactgctccatcgggtgctcgagggttcatgggagtttgcccaaccagtccacatgtgttttgtggatctggagaaggcgttgaccatgtccctcgggcaccctgtggggagtgctccggaagtacggggtcctttgttaagggctatccggtccctgtacgaccgcagcaggagcttggttcgcattgccggtagtaagtcaacttgtttccagtgcacgtttggcctctgccagggctgccctttgtcaccagtttctgttcattattttatggacagaatttctaggcgcagccagggtgtagagggggtctggtttgggaaccacagaatctcgtctctgctgtttgcggacgatgtggttctgttggcttcgtcaatcaGGACCTTCCGCGTGCactgggcagtttgcagccgagtgtgaagcgtccgggatgaaaatcagcaccttcaaatctgaggccatggttctcgaccggagaaaaggtgctttgcccctcttcaggtcagtggggtgtccttgcctcaagtggaggagttttaagtagctcagggtcttgttcacgagtgagggacggatggaccgtgaggatcgatagacggattggtgcagcatcctgcagtgatagggtgaggagctcgagtcgagccgctgctcctccacgtcgaaaggagtcagttgaggtggctcgggcatctttccggatgccctctggatgcctcgctggagaggtgttcccggcacgtcccactgggaggaggccccgggaagacccaggacacgctggagggactaaatctctcggctggcttgggaagccttggggttccccaagtggagctgggggaggtgtgtgtggatcgggaggtctgggcggctttgcttgagctgctgtccccgcgacccgactccggataaagcggaagaaaattggatggatggatggatggcatttcctttcagacattttggcatgactgtctctccatacctctgaactgagctcagccggctgctgcatgtcaatgcaggacatctcattttgggaggaaaattaaatttttttgtctgttctctaaaattgtattgtagcaatgtagttattattactattgttgttgttgctattattatgattattagacAGTGTCTATTTTGCtggatacggcaaacacgcacctagcgatatttgaccAGATCtccctcgctgattggctagttcaaatgacgtcatcgtagagttttatttcaacatggcggcgccctCGGCAAGTTGACTGGACAATATTTTGCTGTACGCGGCACCGGCAAAACGGCGGGTTGCGCTGTTTTGTCAGCCGTTCTAAATTTATTCACGGCAGAACGGAACGGCCGCAGTTGGGTGGGAATTTAAAGGCgatcggagtttaagatctccttatttcacattcatgatagtagcttgatattggtgattttcattattgaaaattggcatattttaccattcactattttcagggtgGGACTGAttgaaggttttgcagacatgacactgacagaaaaaaaacaagataaacacacgtgccgacgtggacttctgtattttcgttttttattctgtcttgaatttgcaggtttggaaatcacaaatctaagagattatttctgtttaccatggcattttgaatgttttatcatgttagctacacaaaatgaggccacttaaggccaaattaaaaaataagttgTCATCATCCCCGCCCTACACAGAAATTACCAGGACtggaaaaattatttccaccgtgcccaaaattatttccaccgcgtgGTGACAAGCACAGGTGGACATCATTTTGGGCGCagcagtggaaataatttttgccacacggtggaaataatttcaggcATGGCTATGTCactgtttttgagctgcttttagcgtccgagaatccctccgctagtaggtgattttctgtttccAATTCAAAGGGCTTTATGGCCCccaaaaacagcatttaaagatgaaaaattagcaccacaCTCAATGCAGAGGGCACCGCCATGTTGTAATACCTTCTACGATGACGTTATTttaactagccaatcagcgaggacatccggtcaaatatcgctaggtgcgtgtttgccgtatccggcaaaatatacactatgttattattaatatctaaacaaaaataaatttaaaaatatttacaatttgtaatacatttgactcttttacgacaacaaacgctgagccattaattattatacgaaaacaaatacacagaaagtgctgagatgcgaacaggttaatgctaactttaacactgaaaatgcatagacatgctaacgctttagcatcggtcccgtttttaagttataaaatacatctatcaactgtttcagaagaccatatcaggtctgtttaacataaaaaaggtaaataatactcacagacatatgctctttggggttttagtggggatcGGGTCAATGCTTCATTCCttaaagcttcaaagaagagccacgctgcagaaacagttgattacagaccctgcaggggttctgtaatcaatgtgACATGATCATTTTTCCAGacaaaacacccccaaaaacaacggctgctctgatggactgataagggaatcattaagcaaaaaggctattgatgtcggtggatcgaatctttTCTTaaagatacccgaaaagaactggttctcgatacccaaccctagtcactgggatgtttctgttttgctaataaggacgtcacacactgaaaatgcTGAGGACTGCAGAGTGAAACATTTTCCAGAAAtccacctgctaacgctcagagtgagaggaataaaatacatcagagatcactaattattagcacatttgtgcagagacacttacaatattgagtacttttatgttgtcttactgggatgttaaaaaaacgtgagacatgtcctttaaacagaTCAAACATGCTTAAATTAACTACTTCTGTCTATAGGAAggccccttcagcttctccctgctGTGATCCCCCCCCaactcacttggggtcaccacagcacactgagttgaatctgcatgttgatttagcacaattTCACACCGGATGCTCTGCATGACACAACTCTTCATTACATGGAGTACAGGCACAGGTTGTCTTGAACCAGaatccttctgctctggaaacaagcgcactaaccCCTTGACCAAGCTTAAGAAGCGCACATGAAACTTTGTGTGTTTTGCGACTCAGTTATACATCATGCTCCTATCAAATCTTATCTCATGAGAGCAAACACGTGCACACTACCACATGTAGTGATCTGCGAGGAACCTTGAGCATGCAGGAGATATCATCCACAATGCTGTCAACAATTTTCTGTGAGCCATACAGCTGTGTATTGTTGTAATAGATGTCTCTGTGGAGACAAACAAATATCTTCAAGTGAGCAATTCAACAAATACCGAACAGCGTACTGTCAAAACAGTATGAGCTGTAAGAGAACATTTGAAATGCAAATAAGACACAACCTTTTTGTGGCATACGAGTTGCTCTGCACAAGTTTGTAGATGACTGAGAGAATCTTCAGAATTTGTGCTGAAAACAAAAGGTATATTTTGAATTATTTTTCTCGGCATTAAATATAGGTAAACTTTTGCATCATAGTAGGGGGGAAAGCACTTTCTGTTGTAATTAGGATGTCCATGTGGGACagctaatccttaaaagcctcttTCAACATGTTCTGTCTTTGCCAATTTGTCACTTAAAACAGACTCTGACTTTTACCACTGTTTATGTATACGTCCACAGTGAATATAAATGAAAGCCATATGAAACACTGTAAGGTTCTTCAATGGAGACAGGTAGGATTTCcaaaataaaaacactgcataTGAGCAAATAGTAAATATAAGAAcaggtttttgtttattttctcacCAAACTTAGTGACAGATGGACAGTCGCTCCTGATGGTGGttacggaaccttctgaactcatCTGAAGCCCAATGGCACTGTCAAAACTCAAGTGGGAAGACATgaaagaaaaaattatggacagTCAGCAGCAAAGAACTGAAGAAACCATTGAAAAAATTCAAACGCTTCATGTGTGCTTTGTTTATCTCTAAAGCTTTGAAAATGAACTCCACCTGTACTCCATCTAAATTCCCCCACACCCGGAGGGGCTACCTGTGAAAAGATCTCCCACATACCTCAGCATCCCATTCCTTCTCTGAAAACtatagctttcaatctgtgtaacTGAAGGGCTAAACTGCAAATATTTCTGTTTTCAGTAAACCACGTTGCTATATTGTTATAAACTATAAACCATTGTTCCTGTTCTTGCTATAGTGTTTTTTCAATTCCTATTAcctccatcacacta includes:
- the LOC117511489 gene encoding meiotic recombination protein SPO11-like, producing MMKSTPADQFTEIERLRGKLLNNLGMTDSLCVEEISSREILTRIEKVILGIVSSLSKDEAPILVLPNRSRWANVSFDSAIGLQMSSEGSVTTIRSDCPSVTKFAQILKILSVIYKLVQSNSYATKRDIYYNNTQLYGSQKIVDSIVDDISCMLKVPRRSLHVVVCTCLLS